In a single window of the Labrus mixtus chromosome 20, fLabMix1.1, whole genome shotgun sequence genome:
- the LOC132953999 gene encoding E3 SUMO-protein ligase ZBED1-like isoform X3 produces the protein MEAEGLQLAEEVNKLMINFICDGHHPFSLVEKPAFKELLLTLNPQYKVISTSTLKARIEVAANQMKKNLRSHLRKVSYVATTTDCWTAHQQSFIGVTAHWIDEETLERRSAALACKRLKGSQTFDVLADALYDIHCEYGIREKVVRTTTDSGSNFIKAFKEFGEQSQSEDSESDSSEPEDNGLELPPHQRCACHLLNLVTTTDAAKAKTNHTYKLLSHAAFGKCQAMWNKSGRSYIAAETIRKKCKRKLIRPKKNQWNSTYMAVERIIQIIQETGEDAIGGVCQELEVKMLSPAEIAFLTEYCTVMKPLVKALNILQSEKKTYLGSLLPAIFKLQAELKIQEKSSKMCRPLITAIQNGVQKRFGGMMKDPELIAAAILLPKFKTTWTESADTIKAGLCYVRQELDQTEEANAELNSYLESVYTMNSFPQIKNLSLKLNTGLPASAACERLFSTAALLFTSKRARMNSTDFENQLLLKRNKEFRE, from the exons ATGG AGGCTGAAGGACTTCAGTTGGCTGAGGAGGTTAACAAGCTCATGATAAACTTCATTTGTGATGGTCATCATCCATTTTCTTTGGTTGAGAAACCTGCTTTCAAAGAACTTTTATTGACACTGAATCCCCAATATAAGGTCATTTCCACATCCACTCTCAAGGCCAGAATAGAGGTTGCTGCCAATCAGATGAAGAAGAATTTGAGGTCGCATCTCAGAAAAGTCAGCTATGTTGCCACCACCACAGATTGTTGGACAGCACACCAGCAAAGTTTCATAGGTGTCACAGCGCATTGGATAGATGAAGAAACCTTGGAGAGGAGATCCGCTGCACTTGCTTGCAAGAGGTTGAAAGGGTCCCAAACCTTTGATGTCCTAGCAGATGCCCTTTATGACATTCACTGTGAATATGGAATAAGGGAGAAAGTGGTAAGAACCACAACGGACAGTGGCTCAAACTTTATTAAAGCATTTAAGGAATTTGGTGAGCAAAGCCAATCTGAGGATTCAGAGTCAGACTCTTCAGAGCCTGAAGATAATGGTCTTGAGCTTCCTCCACACCAAAGGTGTGCATGCCACCTGTTAAACTTAGTCACCACAACAGATGCTGCCAAGGCAAAAACGAATCACACATACAAACTTCTATCACACGCAGCCTTTGGAAAATGCCAAGCAATGTGGAACAAGTCAGGTCGGTCATACATCGCAGCAGAAACTATTCGAAAAAAATGCAAGCGCAAGCTCATCCGGCCCAAGAAAAATCAGTGGAACTCAACATACATGGCTGTAGAGAGAATCATTCAGATCATACAAGAGACGGGGGAGGACGCTATCGGGGGTGTCTGTCAAGAACTCGAAGTGAAAAT GTTGAGTCCAGCTGAAATTGCTTTCCTGACTGAGTACTGCACTGTGATGAAGCCTTTGGTGAAGGCTTTAAACATTCTTcagtctgagaaaaaaacatacttgGGGTCGCTTCTGCCAGCGATCTTCAAGCTACAAGCAGAACTCAAAATACAGGAGAAATCCTCCAAGATGTGTCGGCCCCTCATCACAGCCATTCAGAATGGTGTCCAAAAGCGCTTTGGTGGGATGATGAAAGACCCTGAACTGATTGCTGCAGCAATCCTTCTGCCAAAGTTCAAGACCACCTGGACTGAGAGTGCTGATACCATAAAAGCAG GTCTGTGCTATGTGAGACAAGAGCTTGACCAGACAGAAGAGGCTAATGCGGAGCTGAATAGTTACCTAGAGAGTGTCTACACTATGAACTCATTTCCACAAATCAAAAACCTTTCTCTCAAGCTCAACACTGGATTGCCTGCCTCAGCCGCCTGTGAGCGTCTCTTCAGCACTGCTGCACTCCTGTTCACTTCAAAGCGAGCAAGGATGAACTCTACTGACTTTGAAAACCAGCTTCTGCTCAAACGAAACAAGGAGTTTAGAGAGTAA